In Streptomyces puniciscabiei, a single genomic region encodes these proteins:
- a CDS encoding GNAT family N-acetyltransferase, producing the protein MPHTAPHYLAEGPRVAIRHFTLEDGPEFTARARESKDLHRPWLFPPDSDEAYAAYAGALIEDPTKAGFLVCEKDSGNIAGFININNIVRGGFQCGALGYGAFAHAAGRGLMREGLDLVIGYAFGPLGLHRLEINVQPDNTASVALARGAGFRLEGFSPAMLYIDGAWRDHERWALTAEMRD; encoded by the coding sequence ATGCCGCACACCGCACCCCACTACCTCGCCGAGGGCCCCCGCGTGGCCATCCGTCACTTCACCCTCGAAGACGGGCCCGAGTTCACCGCGCGGGCCCGCGAGAGCAAGGACCTGCACCGGCCGTGGCTGTTCCCGCCGGACAGCGACGAGGCCTACGCCGCCTACGCGGGCGCGCTGATCGAGGACCCGACCAAGGCCGGCTTCCTGGTGTGCGAGAAGGACAGCGGGAACATCGCCGGGTTCATCAACATCAACAACATCGTGCGCGGCGGCTTCCAATGCGGTGCCCTCGGCTACGGGGCCTTCGCGCACGCCGCCGGGCGCGGTCTGATGCGCGAGGGCCTCGACCTGGTCATCGGGTACGCCTTCGGCCCGCTCGGGCTGCACCGGCTGGAGATCAACGTGCAGCCCGACAACACCGCCTCGGTCGCGCTGGCACGCGGCGCCGGCTTCCGGCTGGAGGGGTTCTCCCCGGCCATGCTGTACATCGACGGTGCCTGGCGCGATCACGAACGCTGGGCGCTCACCGCCGAGATGCGCGACTGA
- a CDS encoding DUF5107 domain-containing protein → MVIVTRIRHEVLTLPAAQLGPDNPLPPLRPPPLSASLERGDPHDEVHRIDDRGRDGLPRDMARQLGYEPLRSLLPVRVRDGYDRTREPRALDALVIENDRLRATVLPGLGGRIASLRHLPTGRELLYRNPVFQPANFALNGAWYSGGIEWNIGATGHTTLSCAPLHAARVPAPDGGEMLRLWEWERLRDLPFQVDLWLPDGSDFLYVGVRVRNPHERPVPAYWWSNIAVPEEWRVLAPAEEAWLPHFVGGAPIGYERRLRRVPVPSYDGIDRTHPLNSPYAADYFYEVPDGRRRWIAALDADGHGLVQTSTDTLRGRKLFVWGHLPGGRRWQEWLTEPGTGGYCEIQAGLARTQLEHVRLEAESEVSWLEAYGPLDAPPEGEWARAVQGAEERLESALPRARVAEAYAAWLPCADTEPGEILAAGSGWGALEVLRSDWKLPGTPFPESTLGAAQAPWRELLRTGSLPEPRRVRPPGETLVAPHWRDMLETAPATPHTEYHLGVAQWHAGDRAQAVRSWERALELAPSLWPLLRCLAVADQESGHHERAAERYADAFDDLCRERRDDGETWTAAVAALGREALPALLRAGRTADARAVWDRLLPAVRGRGRFRLLEAELLLAEGRPEQARAVFDAGFEVADLREGEEALGRLWSRLTDEPLPARYDFRMRPDTG, encoded by the coding sequence ATGGTGATCGTGACGAGGATCCGACATGAGGTACTGACGCTGCCCGCCGCGCAGTTGGGGCCGGACAACCCGTTGCCCCCACTGCGCCCTCCCCCACTCTCGGCTTCGCTCGAGCGGGGGGACCCCCATGACGAGGTCCACCGCATCGACGACCGCGGCCGGGACGGCCTGCCCCGGGACATGGCCCGCCAGCTCGGGTACGAGCCGCTGCGCAGCCTGCTGCCGGTCCGCGTCCGCGACGGCTACGACAGAACCCGCGAGCCCCGCGCCCTCGACGCCCTGGTGATCGAGAACGACCGGCTGCGCGCCACCGTCCTGCCCGGCCTGGGCGGCCGTATCGCCTCCCTCCGTCACCTGCCGACCGGACGCGAACTCCTCTACCGCAACCCGGTGTTCCAGCCCGCCAACTTCGCCCTCAACGGCGCCTGGTACTCCGGCGGCATCGAATGGAACATCGGCGCCACCGGCCACACCACCCTCTCCTGCGCACCCCTGCACGCCGCCCGCGTCCCGGCCCCGGACGGCGGGGAGATGCTGCGCCTGTGGGAGTGGGAGCGGCTGCGCGACCTGCCCTTCCAGGTCGACCTGTGGCTCCCCGACGGCTCCGACTTCCTCTACGTCGGCGTCCGCGTCCGCAACCCGCACGAGCGGCCGGTGCCGGCGTACTGGTGGTCCAACATCGCGGTGCCCGAGGAGTGGCGGGTCCTCGCCCCCGCCGAGGAGGCCTGGCTCCCCCACTTCGTGGGAGGTGCCCCCATCGGCTACGAGCGCCGGCTGCGCCGGGTGCCCGTCCCGTCGTACGACGGCATCGACCGCACCCACCCCCTCAACAGCCCCTATGCCGCCGACTACTTCTACGAGGTGCCGGACGGCCGGCGCCGCTGGATCGCCGCGCTGGACGCCGACGGCCACGGCCTGGTGCAGACCTCCACCGACACCCTGCGCGGCCGCAAGCTCTTCGTCTGGGGCCATCTGCCCGGCGGCCGGCGCTGGCAGGAGTGGCTGACCGAACCCGGCACCGGCGGCTACTGCGAGATCCAGGCCGGGCTCGCCCGCACCCAGCTGGAACACGTCCGGCTGGAGGCCGAGAGCGAGGTGTCCTGGCTGGAGGCGTACGGCCCGCTCGACGCACCGCCCGAGGGGGAGTGGGCCCGTGCCGTCCAGGGCGCCGAGGAACGGCTGGAGTCCGCCCTGCCACGCGCCCGGGTGGCGGAGGCGTACGCGGCCTGGCTGCCCTGCGCCGACACCGAACCCGGCGAGATCCTGGCCGCCGGTTCCGGCTGGGGCGCGCTCGAAGTGCTGCGCTCCGACTGGAAACTGCCCGGCACCCCGTTCCCCGAGTCCACCCTCGGCGCGGCACAGGCGCCCTGGCGGGAACTGCTGCGCACCGGCTCCCTGCCCGAGCCGCGCCGGGTACGGCCGCCCGGCGAGACCCTCGTCGCCCCGCACTGGCGGGACATGCTGGAGACCGCGCCCGCCACCCCGCACACCGAGTACCACCTCGGCGTCGCCCAGTGGCACGCCGGTGACCGGGCCCAGGCCGTCCGCAGCTGGGAACGCGCCCTCGAACTCGCCCCGTCCCTGTGGCCGTTGCTGCGCTGCCTGGCCGTCGCCGACCAGGAGTCCGGTCACCACGAACGGGCCGCCGAACGGTACGCGGACGCCTTCGACGACCTGTGCCGCGAGCGGCGCGACGACGGCGAGACCTGGACCGCCGCCGTGGCCGCGCTCGGCCGGGAGGCCCTGCCGGCACTGCTCCGGGCAGGACGCACGGCGGACGCCCGCGCCGTCTGGGACCGGCTGCTGCCCGCCGTCCGCGGGCGCGGCCGGTTCCGGCTGCTGGAGGCCGAGCTGCTGCTCGCCGAGGGACGGCCCGAACAGGCGCGGGCGGTCTTCGACGCGGGCTTCGAGGTCGCCGACCTGCGGGAGGGGGAGGAGGCGCTCGGCCGGCTGTGGTCCCGGCTCACCGACGAACCCCTCCCGGCCCGGTACGACTTCAGGATGCGGCCCGACACCGGCTGA